A region of the Aethina tumida isolate Nest 87 chromosome 3, icAetTumi1.1, whole genome shotgun sequence genome:
CATAGTAATGTTTGATAACTATTGGGGTAATTCATTCGATGACCTAGACGATTTGTATTGTTTATCCTATACACCACGCGATTACCAATTGAAATCAATCACGATTAGGTATGATTACGGTACGGATCAACGACAAGCATGTGAGCAATGTTATTTTGCAAAGTCTATTTACTTAAACATTCGGGAAGTGATAACGAGGCTGTTGCAATTTTGCTCTACTAGGCATTGTGACGCCAATTATAAATGTGTCTTCtgctgttattattatttcattgttgATGTTACtagtaaaagtttatttttatccttttgaatattccaaattttgatattGCAAATAACAGCTTAATGTTTCATGTTTGTAATttgctaattaattagtaattaatctttaaactttctaaactagaatttatttatttattttattcaatattaaatacgaCTCCTTTTCTCAAATGCCTTTAAGGGAGTTTAAAGCTGGTCATACTAATGGACAACTAACTTGTATATTTCAGGCAATAGCATCCTCGTGGGATGAAAATACCAGATACTTAAAACGTATCGAAAATTTCAGTTTCTCCTTCTGTCAGCGGAAAGGCCAAAAGTAATATATCTCTCTGCTCATCGCTTATCGATCACTTTACTCGTGAACAATTTCTATCACAGGTTCTTTGATACACCAACATTCCGAATGCTCCCAAGTGTTTGttcaaaagatataaaaactgTTATTCCTCACAAAGATAATTCAATTGGATGTCCTTAAGCGTGGCTGAGGCGACGTGAATTTATGCGAGTTGATTAACAGCAAGTTTCTAATTGAGTTTGGACCAAAtgaagtttttaatgaaaattgccACGATATCTgattaaatctgaaattaaaatttctaatgggAATTTTGAACGTGTTGGGATTTAACAGCTGGAaactatatttgttaaaaatggtattattgaatgaattgtaaCTGGCAACTTTTGTATGTTTACTGTTTAGTTATTCATTATACTTacgtttattattcatttagttAGACACTCATTGGCATTTagtcaataaatcaataataatatgaacagACAAATTACAGACAAGTATTTTGGAATTTCAAATGAatcattaattacatattaattaaatttaaaatattagaaaaataaaactgacaaTTTGAAATAGCAAATAACAAGGAAGTATATTATTCTACCTGAGacgacatttaatttaattgaattaaatacatatgttttgaaatgtttatctCCAAGTTAATGTAAGATAAGTAAAGCAGACAGCAGGCCACAGCCAGTTTGAGCTCAGTCAAGTACCGAAGTCGTAGCGTACCACACCATTTAGTACCACACAGCAGTTTTGATTATTGTGTTTTCAGTAATTATAACAGAAAGTATGGAAGAACGGACTATGTGCAAACTATCTtccaactattttattattgtgctCAGTGCTAGTTTATAACAgtgtatataaataagaaagaaGTGAACTTTTGTGTATATagttagattaatttatttccaaaatgGTTAACAAAAATTACGGCAGCATCCCCGAAGAAAAGATTCCGCTTTATCCCACGTATACAAGAAAATACGAGGGATCCAAAGTATTAGGCCTTTGCAAAACCGAGTTTTTGTTTtccctttatttatttgtttatgtaatGTACTTATGCTGCGGGGCAGCACTATTTAGTATTTTGGAAGCACCTGAAGAGCAGGCTCTTAAAGCGAAGTTGGACACTGCGATACACAAATTTCTTGTCGATCATCCCAATGTCTCaggtaataatatatttatactaatgCCTGTTTGACAAcgatatatttacaaaagtgGTGCCCCACAATAATCGAATTTGATATAacttataaaagttaatatatcaaattttaaattgaaaaagaaaagagGTCAAAACGTGATTTATTcgtttgataataattaaaaattcatgaaGTGTTTGTATTGTACAATGTTCTTAAAGCAAAAACGAAATTCTCTTAATGATTTTGTATTTTCCAATcacataattagaaattacatttaataaattatttttttaagaagaaatttttgtattataaattgattattggtTGTTGTAGACTAGCCGGTATTTGCTTATCGAACATAAGGTCGTGGTGTCaagtaatatgtaattaagaattacgaaatttatatacataaatgcATATACTcatattttcatacatttttgtcACAccggattattttaattgttattttttacagatcaagCTTTGGAGGACTTGCTAACGGAAGTTGTTAAAGCCAGTAACAGAGGCGTATCAGCAGCCAGAAATGCTTCAGGAGAGCCCAATTGGAGTTTCGGACAATCATTATTTTTCTCCAGTACGGTCGTAACAACCATAGGTATCTTTATTACACCTTTTATGGAGTAAACAGTTGATAATATAAGTACGTTGTAGGATACGGTCATGTGACTCCACTAAGTCGAAGTGGCAAAGTATTTTGCATGCTGTATGCAGTAGTGGGCATACCTTTAACATTAGTACTGCTATCTGCTCTGGTTGAAAGACTGCTCATTCCTACAATTTGGCTGCTTCAGTGGCTGAATTCCCGTTTAGGTCACTTGTATCAGCCATTCAACATTCGTTTATTGCATCTTTTCATAATCGGTAAGTTCAACGAagatatattgttatttttgcaattcttaacatatttgtttatctattatttacattttatgtcaTTAAAGATTGTGTTTATCATTAAGTATATACTTTGTTTCTGCGATATAAATGTCTGATAATAAAtcatcacattttatttttaaactcaagaagttattatttgtaaaaatcatACAAACACTaacactaataaatatataatcatccctaatttttataaattcattatataGTTCACGTagagattaattattatcaactttttaatgattaatgattttaatttttaagggtTCGGATATGATATCTATTATATgcgcttttatttttattaatcagtaATAACATGAATTTACATTTACGTCATTGGAGGACACTTCAGGAAAAAACTGATAAActtgcaaaaaaattaataattggaaatttatCGTGTAGAATTGTTTTCGTAAATTAAAAGATGCCCTAGTTTAGATTGTACACTACAATACAGGCAGTTAAAAACCTCATAGTAGTACCAAAGTACTCAATGTTACGTACCTTTTAGAGAttctctattaaatttaaacaaaattcccaAATTCATCATTATTTGTTAGAATTACTTTATCTGcgtctaaaatttttattatccaattgaaaatatatttatagattgtgacttacaaatttatttagttttttattacacttaaaaaatatgttgatttatatttttgtttcagtaTTAATATTGGTAGGACTATTTCTCATAGCACCAGCTACAGTGTTTGCTACAATAGAACCGGAATGGGACTTCTTAGACTCCTTCtactattgttttatttcattaactaCGATCGGCTTGGGTGATTATATCCCAGGAGACTCCCCTGATCAACCTTACAGGCCGCTGTACAAAATTGCAACGACAGGTAAATGAAagatttctgaaattttaattgtttattaaacataatggTAAATTCACTGATAAAACTGTGTTGCAGGTTATTTGTTCCTTGGAATAACTTTCATGATGCTAACACTTGCAGTATTCTACGACATTCCGCAGTTAAACCTAGGTCTCCTTTTCACCGCTAACGACGACTCCAATTCAGAAAAGGTACGACTTGCCGGGGCTGGTCAAGGATTGCATTATGGTGCGGGAGGTACGTTCAGTCCTCAAAGCGACGACAACAACCACAGGCAAGTGGTGAGAGTGCGGTCAAGAAGAGATGACAGCCCCAGTCCTGAAGAAGGTCCCATAAAAGAACTTAGGCTTCCTTGAATGTGCACTTAACGTAAAACTTAGAGGTAGAACACCTTAgaggaatctataaaattgggctaacataattataaatctgGATAAGATTTTAGCCAACAGCTTTACTTGTTcttcaacataaaaaataattactgaaCATGAAGTCGTGTACAAAATAACAGTAGTTGTGAAACAACTAAAAACTAACGATGCAATATTACTTATAACACcaaaatatgtgtttatagctgttttattgttataatcaaAAATCACTCAAGAAAATGTTGGTTCCCTGaaggtattattaatttgttaatattcaacatatcaaataaacatatttcactTAAATCCATGTTAGTCCAACGAGTATGTTAACTAgtaatgtatatgtatattcaCTTACACAAACTCTAATACTAATATGATTTTGAACTATTTTGCTAGAATTACCACACATCAAATGCACAGTATTTATagagtatatttttgtaagttttatcttttttgtaTACTCTCAGCATTTTACTgatatgttattaaatgagtttataaaaatggctGTATAATGTCTTATGATTACATATTAGAATGGTACTTATGATCATTTGAATAGAGTGCTATTGTACGCCTAGTTTAGTGAGATTATTACTCTGTCTGTAACTGTGgaccaaa
Encoded here:
- the LOC109596633 gene encoding potassium channel subfamily K member 1-like isoform X2; its protein translation is MTLTSRGLLRFFIFVVGYVLFLALGAVVFSAIEGPEEVQKVKNLRNLRSDFLTNHRCVSDQALEDLLTEVVKASNRGVSAARNASGEPNWSFGQSLFFSSTVVTTIGYGHVTPLSRSGKVFCMLYAVVGIPLTLVLLSALVERLLIPTIWLLQWLNSRLGHLYQPFNIRLLHLFIIVLILVGLFLIAPATVFATIEPEWDFLDSFYYCFISLTTIGLGDYIPGDSPDQPYRPLYKIATTGYLFLGITFMMLTLAVFYDIPQLNLGLLFTANDDSNSEKVRLAGAGQGLHYGAGGTFSPQSDDNNHRQVVRVRSRRDDSPSPEEGPIKELRLP
- the LOC109596633 gene encoding potassium channel subfamily K member 6-like isoform X1, encoding MVNKNYGSIPEEKIPLYPTYTRKYEGSKVLGLCKTEFLFSLYLFVYVMYLCCGAALFSILEAPEEQALKAKLDTAIHKFLVDHPNVSDQALEDLLTEVVKASNRGVSAARNASGEPNWSFGQSLFFSSTVVTTIGYGHVTPLSRSGKVFCMLYAVVGIPLTLVLLSALVERLLIPTIWLLQWLNSRLGHLYQPFNIRLLHLFIIVLILVGLFLIAPATVFATIEPEWDFLDSFYYCFISLTTIGLGDYIPGDSPDQPYRPLYKIATTGYLFLGITFMMLTLAVFYDIPQLNLGLLFTANDDSNSEKVRLAGAGQGLHYGAGGTFSPQSDDNNHRQVVRVRSRRDDSPSPEEGPIKELRLP